The Brachyhypopomus gauderio isolate BG-103 chromosome 19, BGAUD_0.2, whole genome shotgun sequence DNA segment GGAAATAATCTCATTCCAAAGGGATGAGAGGCGATTTCTGAGGAGCGGCAGTAGTGATGCTGTGGATTATAATGAGGAGCAGTTGTTGGGGAGTGGCGAGAGAAATGTGGATTATATAGAGGCGCGACCATTGGGGACTACACCTGTTAATCCAGACTGCAGTCATTATTCAGCAGAGTTATCTTTCTCAACTCAGATGGATGCAAATGGCTGTGTTTTGTCAGATTTGGAAAATGTCCTTCTAGGCAATAGTGAACATACTTTAGACAAAGCGGAAGCTTTGTCAAACAAACACACCTACGCTAATTACGGCGAGGTTCAGTGTGAGAAGGAGGGGGAGTCAGTTAGGAGTTACAAACAAAACCTGCGAGATGGTGCTCTGGAATGTATGGAAACCTCTAATGAGCTTAAGTCAGAGGTCAACTGTCAGCAACAGAGCTTTAGCAGCAAAACACAACTGCACAGAGAAGAGAAGGTTATTTTAGGACAGGCATCAATTACTTTCACAAGCAGCGATAATGAAGAAGTTATCAACCCAGTTGCCACTGTTCTGAGGAATGCTGCAGGCAAcgacatttttaaaaatcccaGCAGTCCGACTCCATGTCCCAGCAGAGGCTGTTCACTGAGAGAATTCACTGTCATACCACAAAAAGCACAGGAAGTCATTTATTCTGACCACTCTGAATATAGTTCCTCTTGCGTGATGCCATCTACACATGATGTAGGCTCCAGGAAAGAAGTGCAAAATGTCAATTTTGACTGTGTTCGAAACAACGTCAGAGACCCCAGTGTACTGCAACTTCCAGATCCCGTTGAAATTTTGACGTCTACCGTTACGGTTAGCCCCACCAATATGTGCTTTGAATTCAGCGGTGACCCACCCATGAGCTGTAAACAAATAACAAGGTGTGACTTGGATTATTTGTCAGATATGGATGAGGAGTTCAAAAAGATACCAGCATATCCAAAACAAAGCTCGAACAATACATCAACCAATCAGTTATGGGAGGAAGACTCGACTAATTCCCACACGTTTGAAAACGCCAGATCAGCCGAGCAGGTTTTATACGATGCAAGCAGTAACTCTTGCATGCAGAGCCAGTTCCACTCAGATTATGAAGCTCTTACTACTGGAACATCATTACATAACAATGTCATTTCCAGACCCATGTGGGACCAAGGGTCAGATACTAACAATAATGTAACGCGCATCACCCCTGCTATACCGTGCACTTCAATCAGCGCTACCACAGAGCAGGAACGCATTCGTTTCGATTGTGATCGTGGGCATTTGTTCCCAGAGGAACGTGATCATGAGGAAGACGGTGACACTGACAATGGAATTTTGGACGTCTTCCCAGAATTCTCGAACAGGCTGGTCAGCCTCCTCGACACCCCTGACACTGCCCATTTGGCGGACGATGAAAGTAACAAAAGTCCGGCTAATGTAAAGGCCTGTGACGGGCACAGACGCTGCGCTCGGGGGCAGCTCGGTGATCACCTCGGTGGGCGAGAACACCATCTGCACTTCTCCGCAGAAGAGGGCGAGCAGACCGCGGGAGGCTCCCGGCTCAAGGACGCGGACGTCACGAGTCTCGGGTGCGCCGTGCAGGTCCGAGCCACCGTCCCCTCCCCGCACGCGGACGGCCCGCATGGCCACCGCAGGCCGACCTTCGCAGGTTCACAAGGCAGACGGCATCCACACGCCTCCTCAAGAAACGGACCCGAACACGGGGAGCCCCTCGCAGCGGTCTGTCTTCTCGGTTTTGCTGACGGACGCGAGTTGGAAAGCGCAGAGAGAATGTTCGATGCAGCTTCTGGCGATGAGTTGTCAGTGGTGCTAAAAATGACTCGGTGTAGAGGGCTTGAAGGTGTCGAATCTGAGCCGCCGCAGACAGAGAGACTCGCTTTCATGGACGTGAGTGCTGCTGTGTCGTCCATCTCCGGTTTGGAGCCCATTATGGAGGCAGATAACCTTCAGGAGGGCTTGTCTGTAATGGAGAACCACAGTCACTTGGATGGGCAACAGATGGAAGTTGTGTCATGTGGAGATGAAGAAAAAGTTGTCCAGGAATATCAATCGAACACGCACACTGAATCTTGCTTGTTGCACAACGGTTACTTCCTAGGAGGACATGCGGATGAAAATGCGTTGCAGTCCAGTGGTTCAGTCAGCGGAGTTTTTAAAGATGCTGATATAGCACAAATGGAAAACACGACTACCTCTCTGATCGATGGGAGTGACTATAGGGATGAGAATAATATAGCCAGCTCTGTGTCTACTGATCTGGACTCCATGAACAGGGAGGAGGCAGAAGATAGACCCCCGTGCCCCACAGGCAGCTCCAGAGATCAAGGTGCTCTGAATAACAAGAGCAGCCATGCCGGAAAAGCCTCAAAGTTCTCCGTGTTCTCCAGGATTCCCTCTTTCCGCAGGTCCAAGCGAGAGAGTAAAGGCTGCAGCGAGATGGAACCTGAGGCTCAGGGCTGGCTCGAGGCCGGCGAGGACGTGAAGGAGGCGGGGCGTCACGGCCTGGCCAAACATAACCACGCCCATCCACCTCTCCACAGGACCCACATGTCCCACAGCACAGATCACCTGACGAAGTACACAGATCGCACCAAAGACGACAGGTTTGAGAAAGTCTTTTCCTTCACCTGGCCTGACCTGGAGAAGCACGGACAACCCAAGTCCATTCCCAGCACCAGACAAACATGGCGGAGCAGTAAGAACGAAGACTTCCTGACCTTGAAGCCCTTCCACACCGTGGAGTGGTTGGGCCATAAGAAGAGCAAAAGCACCGATAACTTAAACTTGCGTATGAAGCTTGCCATGGCCCACAGGTCTCTGTCGAACTTGTTTGAGAACCGATCCAGTGAGAAGGAGAACCAGCATCATGTCTCCAACATGGCAGCTGAGAACGTGAAGGCTAAGCAGTCATGGAGAAAGCTGAAGTCTGTTAAGGAGGCGGAGATGCTGAAGAGGACCATGTCTGTCCCTGAACCAGTAAACAATAAGTCAGCACATCACCTGCGGAGTGAGTCTCCTACTGGCTTACCTCTCAATGGACCAGACCTCCAGGGATTGCCCAGCCCTGAGGAGAATGTGAATACATGGTGCTCTGGCACAATTAGCAAAACCACTGGACCGCAGGAGGTGTCAGGGTCTGAACCTAGCACAGAGTCTTCTGAGAGCAGTCCTTTACACACTGGACTCTCCCCTGACTCACTGGACGTTTTTGCTGCTGACAACAGTGATGATATCAGCCTTCAGTCTCCCATCCACCCCGGTATTTTTGCCCTCACCAATCAGCTCTCTCCATCCTGGGCCAGGTCACTGGGTTCCTTCGAGGGCCTTGATACACCAATGAGACCCATGACTCCCAAGCCTCAGAGCCCAGGGATGTGGGTGGACCGGAGAGGCTTACATTACCCCTCCAGGTCAGTGGCCTCTTCCCTGTGTTCATTGGGCCAGGGTCCGACTTTGGAGGGCTTCTCAGACCGCCTGCAGGGAACAAAGACTTTCAGACCTAAAGCAGGGCGACTTACATCGGCGTACTCCTTCGACTCTGAGTACTTACTGGAAGACAGCAGCTCAGACAGCCAGTCCCAAACCAGCCTGGTCTCCAGCAACTCTGGCAACGAGCCTGAGGTAAGTTGAAGGAAATAGTTTAGCGTAATTGCTTCTTGTCAGTTTTAATTGTTACTCATCGCATGGTTTTGTTACTCATCACATTCTGTAACTCATCACATCACATtactattatttttttttgttggtaAACGATCTGAGCTTTGATTTGTTTAGTTATATAGCTTCTGAAAAAAAGTTGTGAATAATTATTtatagaattttaaaatatatGTCTAACTTTGTAAAATGACAAAGAATACATTTTGTAAATGTTCTTTTTGAGTCAGAGAAGGTGAGATTAGGTGGTGTTATAATAATCTCAATAATCTCTTTATGAGTGCAAAGGGATAAACCCATGAGAAAATAAACAGGGAAAAGTGTCAAATTTTTAAGATTGCACTTGTAACATCATCTTGCAAATATACTTTTAGGCATGTTGATTTTTAGAAATAATGCCATCTAGTGTTGGATGGAAGCATCATGTTTCTGGTGTGATATTGCATGATAACAATCTTTTACAAGCACTTCAGCGCCAATGAAGTTGTAATGAAAACGGCTGAAGTGCATGAAGGCCTTTTGCTCCCAGCCCCCACGTCTGAAGCCTCACAGTGTAACCCGGTTTGCATTTGCGAACAGAAGCATGTGCCAGACGGCACTAAAGCAGCCACCCAGGCGTCCGAGCGGAAGGCCTACGTTCCGCCCACGAGGAGGCCAGGCCGCCGCACGCCAGGGCCCCGGCCCCGCTCCGAACTCTGGAGCTCGGCACTGCGGGACGCCGCAGGGGTGGGGGCCGACCCGAGCTGGGGGAGGAGCCTCCCGGAGACACGCCAGCGCTCCTACTCCGACGAGCTCCTGTCCCGCGCAGGGAAGGCCCCGAAGACCCGGGCGGTTCAGAAGACAAAGAGCAACGTGCAGGGCGGTCTCGGCAGGCTTAGGCATTCTGGGAAGCGGGAGAAAGTAAGGGTCCCGTCGGAGGGGGAGGTGCTGCCTGGGTCGCGGAccgcctgcctctgctcctCGCCTCCTTCCCGATCTGCTTTCCTCTGCGTTCTCCGCGGTGTTTAGGACATGCATGCTGTGCTACTTGCCTTCTAGTACCTTCTCTGTAGGACCTTCTCAACTTCCTTTTGCATCTTTTTGTGCATTGCAGCTCGCCACAGAACGACCCATAGCCTTATCAGAACCATTCCAGCTTGAACAAAATATTCCAGCTTGAAGCCTAAAGCCATTATAatctccctctcccacacagGCTAGGCTGAGTCTCTCCTTCACTTCTCCAGAGCATCTCTCCTCCACGTCTCTCAGAGACCAGTTCTTCTCCCAGAGCACACCCATTGGTCTGGACTGCCTGAGCTGGCCACGccgggtctctctctctggtgagTCTACCGGCTGTCAGAATCATCAGAAATGTGTCATGGGTGCAGCCATTTTACACCTATTGGGATCATGTCACTCTGGAATGTGTAGAAATGACCAAGAAATCTAAAAAATCCTTTATGCACATATATTAATGATTTAATTATCATGGTATTTTCTAAGTTGTGCAGGATAAAATCTTAAACATACTGCAAGATACTTAATGGCATCAGTGATCtagtgttgctgtgtgtgtagaactGAGCATGGACAGACCTTTTGGTCCAGCAGGGGTCAGTCACAGAGCTGGAGATACATCTAagagccagcagggggcagactCCTCTAATGTCAGGAAGCacctgctgctcttctgctcttTTGATGTCATGTTCATATATGCTGTTTTAGTGATGTAGTCGCTGATTAGGACTAGCACACCCCATTCTGCAGACATGCTCTAAGATCTGCTGAAGTTACCAGCAGCTGATTCAGGGTTCATTTATGTTGGTGTCTATTGGCCAAAGATTCTGTGTTAAAAAGTCTAGATCTATTTTGTGTGCTGGTGTATATGGATCAGACAGTCAGACATCATCTTTGTGAGGAGACACCACTCCTCTTTCATCCCTCACTCtcagtctgtctttctctcctcccttctcactctttcactctccgtctctctgtctgccaAAGTCCTGTAAAATATTTTTCAGATATCTTGTCATTCACTTGTGCCAGTTCTGATCTACCtgtcatctgtctgtctctccccctctctccctctctctctctctctctctctctcgatgtATTCTTTTCCTGCTCTTCTTTTTCTCTTCGCATCCCCCCTTTTGAAGAGTAGACTTgcacccccatcacacacaggaCAATACAGGACACGAATGTGTACCCAGACCTTCGTAGAACAAAGCTGCATTTGAATTTTtattgaaaatgaaaatattttattttgaataaaataattGCCTTTTGTTTTGTGACACCTGTTTTAGTCTCCTGCTTGACACTATAACAATATTGGCACAATCTTCATCACACTGGTCACCTCTGATCCTCGACAGGCACCTGGAGGTAGATCTGAACGTTTAAAGCTTCCGTTATTTCACGTCTCTTTTCTACAGACTCCAAGCACCAGCAGACATATACTGTATGTAGatactgtatataaccagtACTGTTCCAGTCCAGTGACCCATCAGAAATGCCGTGGAGTTCTGCATTAGTGCATATGTTGTGTAATAGAGGGTCTTTTGAAGGCACGGCTACGGTACACACAAGGAGCCCATTCTACCCGGTTGTGACGTGTCCCCCACGCTACGACCCTGGCCAGCGTCATGTAAATTCATTTGCGTGTTGTGTCTCTGACATGGTCATGCTCGTATGATGCTACAGTTCTGTATATGGGACCATGCTGCAGACACTGGACCAAAGAaagaaacatgcacacacacacacacacacacacacacgctgctccATGCCGAGTCGTGTCTTACGCAGCCGTCATTGGGAGTTCCTGGACAGGTTGTTTCTTTCGGTGAGTTGTCACCTCTTAAACCTTCACAGACTTTATTTGTGGACAGTTAGGACACCGTTATTTGTCAGCTGAGCAGTTGAAAAACGGTGGCTCGTCCTTTGTGTAAGACTTCTTAATGATTTAGTAGATTGAAAGGCCTGGCACGGTCTTCACTCTTGCAGGTTTGCTGAACATAACGTGGCTTCAGTGAGGTGTATTTATGGACAGGTCACCCAAACGGAACAGCAGACTTTGTTCTAGATGTAGCGACAACTcgctggaggtgtgtgtgcggtCATAAACGACCGAACGTCGTCACGGCCACCTATGGGAATGTGAGGAATGTTCTCTGGTTACGtccagtcagtgtgtgtgtgtgtgtgtgtgtgtgtgtggaaactgCTGTCATAGAAAGTGGAAAAGCTCCTTTTCGCTGAGTTTTGCACTGTGGgtattgtgttgtttttttttcttcatgtttTTGAGGTTCTTCTCTGGTTATGGGTTCAATTCTTAGAAAGCACGCACTGCCCTTGACACGCTGCTTAGCACTGTAGGCTCAAGCTTTTGGTTTACTAACAGCTTGGCCGTAGCAGAGGGAGGGGCCCCGCGAGGGGGGCTGCGACGGGACGACGATGTCGGCCCTTTTCAGCGCCAGACCAAGCCCTTCGCAGGCAGCCTCGCGTGTCGCTCGCGCCTGCGCTCCCTTGAAGGGGCCCCCCTGGCGCTGCCGCTCTGTGGCTGCGTGTGAGCGAGGGAGCTGATCGTGTGTCTCGGCTCTGCTGCGGAGCAGAGAGGAGCTCTCGCCGCCTCGTCGGAGCTGAGAAGCGAACGGAGGAACGAGGGGATGAAGGGGGGAGACGTCGCGCGCCTCTGAAGTCCCGAAGGGCGACAGCTCGGCGACCGACTCTCGCGTGCACTCtcgcgcagacacacacacacacacgcgcgaacAAACGGACGCACGCGTGCGAAACACACCCGCCGGCTCGTTCGGACCCAGCACCTGGCGAGAAGACGCCGCCCTCCTGCGGTGCATGCGGACCCAGCACTGTGCCGGCGAGGCAGGCGTCCCGCTGGCCGGGGGGGGCTGTGTCACCGGCAGCCGGGTGGGCCCGGGCCTGTCCCCCGCCTCCGACTCAGACAGCTGCCCCTCCGTGGGGCCGGCCGGGGGCAAAGCGCTGCGTGCCGTCATGTCCCACTACTGGAGTCTGGAGAGTCTGCACTCCACCAACGGTGagtcccccctccctccctcacaccttCTCTCCACTCTGCTTTTAAACTCACAGGAAAAGGGCACGGGGGGCCAGAGGGGGCACGGGGGGGCCGGGCTGCGGTCACGCCCCGGCCAGGGGGTGTCGAGGGCTTTTGTGCATTGTGCCCTCAAAGGCTTTTGTGTATTGTGTGGTCAGAATTTGAATCTGTGTGGCGGCCTTGTTTCCAGCCCTTCATGGCGGTTGTGAGggcgtcgggggggggggggggggggggggggggggggggggctttgggGGGGTTGAAAGGAAcgctgtgtgtgaggagacgtaaacacacacagcgcTACGCTGCCTTTTCCTGTCTAAGCAACAGGAGCGTGATCATCCAGCCCTGCTAATAGCGCCTGTGTCCCAGTGCCAGAGCACCTAGCGTTAAACAGAGAGTCGTCCTCGCAAAGAGACGTCCGCCCTTCCCGTGTTGGGCTCGTTTGGCGGTCAGCGTGAATCGTGGGGAAGGCTGCTTCTTGTGTCACTCTTCTTTGCTGTCATGGACGTCAACTTGCAATGTATGACTGTGTCTGTTCTCGACAGTTAACGCTGTCAGCGTGACCGAAATTCAGTGTGACCAAAAATGGAGATCATGGC contains these protein-coding regions:
- the LOC143483270 gene encoding uncharacterized protein LOC143483270, whose product is MDKDDSENSPDTGRSESGLDEVQMHLACLPERYMNAKFSLSAYIFCWTVLKLCQRRLRPSPVQPQAPTVEDGGNEERCSEDAERQRAEGSDGHGWSGDAAAQEVSDVFFDAQTWHSDVFSDFAHDGGDRSETPLGSGSRCCSAAQTDSDSPTHSPHLGERRPSGAERQCTAPHGLQWTADGQWCVAQPLVGTSGVTLDAPGHHELVNSTPDTNSREEAGIPRISQCSTPSTAAICLAPKESTGLQVFTEITSKDTLSTPDRRDTQAWLGDASDIDLANRTGTELQFINSPLSNTEAQLISASSVATSELETNEPLSHEAETSTQLSQFDWMDTNGVEASEQLDEVGGARPSPANEKRFEEFECSQQDDLESSRFSHSAERWNLPQDIVQPLVNHQVLQSDGWVLHPEEIISFQRDERRFLRSGSSDAVDYNEEQLLGSGERNVDYIEARPLGTTPVNPDCSHYSAELSFSTQMDANGCVLSDLENVLLGNSEHTLDKAEALSNKHTYANYGEVQCEKEGESVRSYKQNLRDGALECMETSNELKSEVNCQQQSFSSKTQLHREEKVILGQASITFTSSDNEEVINPVATVLRNAAGNDIFKNPSSPTPCPSRGCSLREFTVIPQKAQEVIYSDHSEYSSSCVMPSTHDVGSRKEVQNVNFDCVRNNVRDPSVLQLPDPVEILTSTVTVSPTNMCFEFSGDPPMSCKQITRCDLDYLSDMDEEFKKIPAYPKQSSNNTSTNQLWEEDSTNSHTFENARSAEQVLYDASSNSCMQSQFHSDYEALTTGTSLHNNVISRPMWDQGSDTNNNVTRITPAIPCTSISATTEQERIRFDCDRGHLFPEERDHEEDGDTDNGILDVFPEFSNRLVSLLDTPDTAHLADDESNKSPANVKACDGHRRCARGQLGDHLGGREHHLHFSAEEGEQTAGGSRLKDADVTSLGCAVQVRATVPSPHADGPHGHRRPTFAGSQGRRHPHASSRNGPEHGEPLAAVCLLGFADGRELESAERMFDAASGDELSVVLKMTRCRGLEGVESEPPQTERLAFMDVSAAVSSISGLEPIMEADNLQEGLSVMENHSHLDGQQMEVVSCGDEEKVVQEYQSNTHTESCLLHNGYFLGGHADENALQSSGSVSGVFKDADIAQMENTTTSLIDGSDYRDENNIASSVSTDLDSMNREEAEDRPPCPTGSSRDQGALNNKSSHAGKASKFSVFSRIPSFRRSKRESKGCSEMEPEAQGWLEAGEDVKEAGRHGLAKHNHAHPPLHRTHMSHSTDHLTKYTDRTKDDRFEKVFSFTWPDLEKHGQPKSIPSTRQTWRSSKNEDFLTLKPFHTVEWLGHKKSKSTDNLNLRMKLAMAHRSLSNLFENRSSEKENQHHVSNMAAENVKAKQSWRKLKSVKEAEMLKRTMSVPEPVNNKSAHHLRSESPTGLPLNGPDLQGLPSPEENVNTWCSGTISKTTGPQEVSGSEPSTESSESSPLHTGLSPDSLDVFAADNSDDISLQSPIHPGIFALTNQLSPSWARSLGSFEGLDTPMRPMTPKPQSPGMWVDRRGLHYPSRSVASSLCSLGQGPTLEGFSDRLQGTKTFRPKAGRLTSAYSFDSEYLLEDSSSDSQSQTSLVSSNSGNEPEKHVPDGTKAATQASERKAYVPPTRRPGRRTPGPRPRSELWSSALRDAAGVGADPSWGRSLPETRQRSYSDELLSRAGKAPKTRAVQKTKSNVQGGLGRLRHSGKREKARLSLSFTSPEHLSSTSLRDQFFSQSTPIGLDCLSWPRRVSLSALVITDGAQDKSGLGDECGPGEDDLYNEFRSPANRFGHPGGRGEGSSWPSTS